A stretch of Bordetella genomosp. 13 DNA encodes these proteins:
- the rpsJ gene encoding 30S ribosomal protein S10: MKNQKIRIRLKAFDYKLIDQSAAEIVDTAKRTGAVVRGPVPLPTRIRRYDVLRSPHVNKTSRDQFEIRTHQRLMDIVDPTDKTVDALMRLDLPAGVDVEIALQ, translated from the coding sequence ATGAAAAACCAGAAGATCCGTATCCGCTTGAAGGCTTTCGATTACAAGCTGATCGATCAATCCGCCGCCGAGATCGTCGACACCGCCAAGCGCACCGGCGCCGTGGTCCGTGGCCCCGTGCCGCTGCCCACCCGCATCCGCCGCTACGACGTTCTGCGTTCGCCGCACGTGAACAAGACCTCGCGCGACCAGTTCGAGATCCGCACTCACCAGCGCCTGATGGACATCGTCGATCCCACCGACAAGACGGTCGACGCGCTGATGCGCCTGGACCTGCCGGCCGGCGTGGACGTGGAAATCGCGCTGCAATAA
- the rpsG gene encoding 30S ribosomal protein S7, translating into MPRRREVPKREILPDPKFGSVELAKFMNVVMLDGKKAVAERIVYGALDQIQSKTGKEPLEVFSLAINNIKPIVEVKSRRVGGANYQVPVEVRPVRRLALAMRWLREAAKKRGEKSMDLRLAGELIDASEGRGAAMKKREDTHKMAEANKAFSHFRW; encoded by the coding sequence ATGCCCCGTCGTCGCGAAGTCCCCAAGCGCGAGATCCTGCCCGATCCCAAGTTCGGCAGCGTCGAACTCGCCAAGTTCATGAACGTCGTCATGTTGGACGGCAAGAAGGCCGTCGCCGAGCGCATCGTCTACGGTGCCCTCGACCAGATCCAGAGCAAGACTGGCAAAGAGCCACTGGAAGTCTTCTCTCTGGCAATCAACAACATCAAGCCCATCGTCGAGGTCAAGAGCCGTCGCGTGGGCGGGGCAAACTACCAGGTGCCGGTCGAAGTGCGCCCCGTGCGCCGCCTGGCCCTGGCCATGCGCTGGCTGCGCGAAGCCGCGAAGAAGCGCGGCGAGAAGTCGATGGATCTGCGTCTGGCCGGTGAACTGATCGACGCATCCGAAGGGCGTGGCGCCGCGATGAAGAAGCGCGAAGACACGCACAAGATGGCAGAGGCCAACAAGGCCTTCAGCCATTTCCGCTGGTAA
- the fusA gene encoding elongation factor G, whose product MARKTPIERYRNIGISAHIDAGKTTTTERILFYTGVNHKIGEVHDGAATMDWMEQEQERGITITSAATTAFWRGMGGNYPEHRINIIDTPGHVDFTIEVERSMRVLDGACMVYCAVGGVQPQSETVWRQANKYGVPRLAFVNKMDRTGANFFKVYDQLKTRLRANPVPIVIPIGAEDTFAGVVDLVKMKAILWDEASQGTKFDYADIPAELEGVAAEWREKLVEAAAESSEELMNKYLETGELEEAEINTAIRQRTIAGEIQPMLCGTAFKNKGVQRMLDAVIDYLPSPIDIPPVEGTDDDGKEVTRKADDNEKFSALAFKLMSDPFVGQLTFVRVYSGTLKSGDTVLNPIKGKKERIGRILQMHANNREEIKEVLAGDIAAVVGLKEVITGETLCDIDSPVTLERMEFPEPVISQAVEPKSKADQEKMGLALSRLAQEDPSFRVRSDEESGQTIISGMGELHLEIIVDRMKREFGVEANVGKPQVAYRETIRKTCEEIEGKFVKQSGGRGQYGHVVLKLEPLPPGGGYEFVDAIKGGVVPREYIPAVDKGIQETLPAGILAGYPVVDVKATLFFGSYHDVDSNENAFKMAASMAFKDGMRKASPVLLEPMMAVEVETPEDYAGTVMGDLSSRRGMVQGMDDIVGGGKTIKAEVPLAEMFGYATNLRSLTQGRATYTMEFKHYAEAPKNVADEVIAARAK is encoded by the coding sequence ATGGCCCGCAAAACCCCGATCGAGCGCTATCGCAACATTGGTATCTCTGCGCATATCGATGCAGGGAAGACCACCACTACCGAACGCATCCTGTTCTACACCGGCGTCAATCACAAGATTGGCGAAGTCCACGATGGCGCAGCCACCATGGACTGGATGGAGCAAGAGCAAGAGCGCGGCATCACCATCACGTCGGCAGCGACGACGGCGTTTTGGCGCGGCATGGGCGGCAACTACCCCGAACACCGCATCAACATCATCGACACCCCGGGACACGTGGACTTCACCATCGAGGTGGAACGTTCCATGCGCGTGCTCGACGGCGCCTGCATGGTGTACTGCGCGGTGGGCGGCGTGCAGCCGCAGTCCGAAACCGTATGGCGCCAGGCCAACAAGTACGGCGTGCCCCGCCTGGCCTTCGTCAACAAGATGGACCGCACCGGCGCCAACTTCTTCAAGGTCTATGACCAGCTGAAGACGCGCCTGCGCGCCAACCCCGTGCCCATCGTGATCCCGATCGGCGCCGAAGACACGTTCGCCGGCGTGGTCGACCTGGTCAAGATGAAGGCGATCCTGTGGGACGAAGCCAGCCAGGGCACCAAGTTCGACTACGCCGACATCCCGGCCGAACTCGAAGGCGTTGCCGCCGAATGGCGTGAAAAGCTGGTCGAGGCCGCCGCCGAGTCGTCCGAGGAACTGATGAACAAGTACCTCGAGACCGGCGAACTGGAAGAGGCCGAGATCAACACGGCCATCCGCCAGCGCACCATCGCCGGCGAAATCCAGCCGATGCTGTGCGGCACCGCCTTCAAGAACAAGGGCGTGCAGCGCATGCTCGACGCGGTCATCGACTACCTGCCCTCGCCGATCGACATCCCGCCGGTCGAAGGCACCGACGATGACGGCAAGGAAGTCACCCGCAAGGCCGACGACAACGAGAAGTTCTCGGCGCTGGCGTTCAAGCTGATGAGCGACCCGTTCGTGGGCCAGCTGACCTTCGTGCGCGTGTACTCGGGCACCCTGAAGTCCGGCGACACGGTCCTGAACCCCATCAAGGGCAAGAAGGAACGTATCGGCCGCATCCTGCAGATGCACGCGAACAACCGCGAGGAAATCAAGGAAGTTCTGGCGGGCGACATCGCCGCCGTCGTGGGCCTGAAGGAAGTCATCACCGGCGAAACGCTGTGCGACATCGACTCGCCGGTCACGCTGGAGCGCATGGAGTTCCCCGAGCCCGTGATCTCGCAGGCCGTCGAACCCAAGTCGAAGGCCGACCAGGAAAAGATGGGCCTGGCGCTGTCGCGCCTGGCGCAGGAAGATCCGTCGTTCCGCGTGCGCAGCGACGAAGAATCCGGCCAGACCATCATCTCGGGCATGGGCGAGCTGCACCTGGAAATCATCGTCGACCGCATGAAGCGCGAATTCGGCGTGGAAGCCAACGTCGGCAAGCCCCAGGTGGCCTACCGCGAAACCATCCGCAAGACCTGCGAGGAAATCGAAGGCAAGTTCGTCAAGCAGTCGGGCGGTCGCGGCCAGTACGGTCACGTCGTGCTGAAGCTCGAGCCCCTGCCCCCCGGCGGCGGCTACGAATTCGTCGACGCCATCAAGGGCGGCGTGGTGCCTCGCGAGTACATCCCCGCCGTGGACAAGGGCATCCAGGAAACCCTGCCCGCGGGCATCCTGGCCGGCTACCCGGTGGTGGACGTGAAGGCCACGCTGTTCTTCGGTTCGTACCACGACGTGGACTCGAACGAAAACGCGTTCAAGATGGCGGCCTCGATGGCCTTCAAGGACGGCATGCGCAAGGCCAGCCCCGTGCTGCTCGAGCCCATGATGGCCGTTGAAGTCGAAACGCCGGAAGACTACGCCGGTACCGTGATGGGCGACCTGTCCTCGCGGCGCGGCATGGTGCAAGGCATGGACGACATCGTGGGCGGCGGCAAGACCATCAAGGCCGAGGTTCCCCTGGCCGAGATGTTCGGCTACGCCACCAACCTGCGCTCGCTGACCCAAGGTCGTGCGACGTACACGATGGAATTCAAGCATTACGCCGAAGCGCCCAAGAACGTCGCTGACGAAGTCATCGCCGCTCGGGCCAAGTAA
- the tuf gene encoding elongation factor Tu has translation MAKGKFERTKPHVNVGTIGHVDHGKTTLTAAITTVLSTKFGGEAKGYDQIDAAPEEKARGITINTAHVEYETESRHYAHVDCPGHADYVKNMITGAAQMDGAILVVSAADGPMPQTREHILLSRQVGVPYIIVFLNKADMVDDAELLELVEMEVRELLSKYDFPGDDTPIVKGSAKLALEGDKGELGEQAIMALAQALDTYIPTPERAVDGAFLMPVEDVFSISGRGTVVTGRIERGIVKVGEEIEIVGIKPTVKTTCTGVEMFRKLLDQGQAGDNVGILLRGTKREDVERGQVLAKPGSITPHTEFTAEVYILSKEEGGRHTPFFNGYRPQFYFRTTDVTGTIDLPKDKEMVLPGDNVTMTVKLLAPIAMEEGLRFAIREGGRTVGAGVVAKIIA, from the coding sequence ATGGCAAAAGGCAAGTTTGAACGTACCAAGCCGCACGTGAACGTGGGTACGATTGGTCACGTTGACCACGGCAAAACGACGTTGACGGCGGCGATCACGACGGTTCTGTCGACGAAGTTTGGCGGCGAAGCCAAGGGCTACGACCAGATCGACGCGGCGCCGGAAGAAAAGGCGCGCGGCATCACGATCAACACGGCGCACGTGGAATACGAGACGGAGAGCCGTCACTACGCGCACGTTGACTGCCCGGGCCACGCTGACTACGTGAAGAACATGATCACGGGCGCGGCGCAGATGGACGGCGCGATTCTGGTGGTGTCGGCCGCTGACGGCCCGATGCCGCAGACGCGCGAGCACATTCTGCTGAGCCGCCAGGTTGGCGTGCCGTACATCATCGTGTTCCTGAACAAGGCCGACATGGTGGACGACGCCGAGCTGCTCGAGCTGGTGGAAATGGAAGTTCGCGAACTGCTGTCGAAGTACGACTTTCCGGGCGACGACACGCCGATCGTGAAGGGTTCGGCCAAGCTGGCGCTGGAAGGCGACAAGGGCGAGCTGGGCGAGCAGGCGATCATGGCGCTGGCGCAAGCGCTGGACACGTACATCCCGACGCCGGAGCGCGCGGTCGACGGTGCGTTCCTGATGCCGGTGGAAGACGTGTTCTCGATCTCGGGTCGGGGCACGGTGGTGACGGGCCGTATCGAGCGCGGCATCGTGAAGGTGGGCGAAGAAATCGAAATCGTGGGCATCAAGCCGACGGTGAAGACGACGTGCACGGGCGTGGAAATGTTCCGCAAGCTGCTGGACCAAGGTCAGGCGGGCGACAACGTGGGCATTCTGCTGCGCGGCACCAAGCGCGAAGACGTCGAGCGCGGCCAAGTGCTGGCCAAGCCGGGTTCGATCACGCCGCACACGGAGTTCACCGCCGAGGTGTACATCCTGTCGAAGGAAGAGGGCGGCCGCCACACGCCGTTCTTCAACGGCTATCGTCCGCAGTTCTACTTCCGTACGACGGACGTGACGGGCACGATCGACCTGCCCAAGGACAAGGAAATGGTGCTGCCGGGCGACAACGTGACGATGACCGTCAAGCTGCTGGCCCCGATCGCCATGGAAGAAGGCCTGCGCTTCGCCATCCGTGAAGGCGGCCGCACCGTCGGCGCCGGCGTCGTCGCCAAGATCATCGCCTAA
- a CDS encoding STN domain-containing protein, whose translation MNRTWYRHQPRIVAGFMVAVMSCAMLCVAMASDAHADTQASAPLDFDIPRQSLQAALEQYGIHTGRALLYETRALAGRLSSPVVGRYTPDAALHRLIEGTGVRADYVNAHAFVLSVVGAPSRKADRLPSAKERYYGLLQAGIEQALCGDPATVPGAYRVGMRFWLDGAGVMQQFELVGSTGDQGRDQKIVARLRGFSVGARPPSGLRQPMTVLVEPRDRAATGDCVARLD comes from the coding sequence ATGAACCGCACATGGTACCGACACCAGCCGCGCATCGTGGCTGGGTTCATGGTGGCCGTCATGTCGTGCGCCATGCTCTGCGTCGCTATGGCCTCCGATGCTCATGCGGACACGCAAGCCTCAGCCCCGCTGGACTTCGACATACCCCGGCAATCGCTGCAGGCGGCCCTGGAGCAGTATGGCATTCACACCGGGCGGGCCTTGCTGTACGAAACCCGCGCCCTGGCCGGGCGCCTGTCATCGCCGGTCGTCGGCCGGTACACGCCGGACGCCGCGCTGCATCGCCTGATCGAAGGCACAGGTGTGCGTGCGGACTACGTCAATGCGCACGCGTTCGTGCTGTCGGTGGTGGGCGCGCCATCACGCAAGGCCGATCGGCTTCCATCGGCGAAAGAGCGGTACTACGGTCTGCTGCAAGCCGGGATAGAGCAGGCGTTGTGCGGCGACCCCGCCACCGTGCCCGGTGCGTATCGCGTCGGCATGCGTTTCTGGCTGGACGGCGCCGGCGTGATGCAGCAGTTCGAGCTGGTCGGCTCTACCGGCGACCAGGGCCGCGACCAGAAGATCGTCGCCCGGCTGCGTGGTTTCAGCGTGGGGGCACGGCCGCCATCCGGCTTGCGGCAGCCCATGACGGTCCTGGTCGAGCCCCGGGATCGCGCCGCCACGGGCGACTGCGTGGCGCGGCTGGACTGA
- a CDS encoding RNA polymerase sigma factor gives MSTYTLADLRNFLIDRYDSLKRRLAYQLGSEERAGDALHDTWLRLNGRDEFQPVENPQAFVLRMAVNVAVDRWRKDTRLVSASEIDDLLQLDDPDLGPRHSLESQIELQQLLRVLDELPERRRQIFLAIRIDGVTRKELSRQYGISQRAIEAELRRAHDYCAERLDRSGA, from the coding sequence ATGAGCACGTACACGCTGGCCGACCTGCGCAATTTCCTGATCGATCGCTATGACTCTCTCAAGCGCCGCCTTGCCTATCAGCTGGGCAGCGAAGAGCGTGCCGGCGACGCGCTGCACGATACCTGGCTGCGGCTGAACGGGCGCGACGAATTCCAGCCCGTCGAGAATCCGCAGGCCTTCGTGTTGCGTATGGCTGTCAACGTGGCGGTCGACCGCTGGCGCAAGGACACGCGGCTGGTTTCTGCGTCGGAAATCGACGACCTGCTGCAACTCGACGATCCCGATCTCGGGCCGCGCCATAGTCTCGAGTCGCAGATCGAACTGCAGCAGCTGCTGCGCGTCCTCGACGAGTTGCCTGAGCGCCGGCGGCAGATATTCCTCGCCATCCGTATCGACGGCGTTACGCGCAAAGAGTTGTCCAGGCAGTACGGCATTTCACAACGCGCCATCGAAGCCGAATTGCGCCGCGCCCACGACTACTGCGCCGAACGGCTGGACAGGAGCGGTGCGTGA
- a CDS encoding response regulator transcription factor, with translation MKIASLEDDLDQARHIRQTLTGAGYECDSFQLSVDLLAAMRANEYDLVLLDWQLPDMDGDEVLRQLRANFGYAVPVIFVTSRNQEEDLVRGLQAGADDYIAKPLRQAELLARVAALLRRAQPAPSAHAPFTVAAYRIEPGERSILLQGHKAPLAPKEFELALLFFRNVGRLLSRDLLAESVWNREIPATSRTLDTHLSNIRQKLQLRPQHGVRLTSSYALGYRLDLVPPEEAGTAHGA, from the coding sequence ATGAAGATCGCGTCGCTAGAGGACGATCTCGACCAGGCCCGCCACATCCGGCAGACCCTCACGGGCGCCGGGTACGAGTGCGACAGTTTCCAGCTCAGCGTCGATCTGCTGGCTGCCATGCGCGCCAACGAATACGACCTCGTCCTGCTGGACTGGCAGTTGCCCGACATGGACGGCGACGAAGTGCTGCGCCAGCTGCGCGCCAATTTCGGCTACGCGGTGCCCGTGATCTTCGTCACCAGCCGCAATCAAGAGGAAGACCTGGTGCGCGGCCTGCAGGCCGGCGCCGATGACTATATCGCCAAGCCGCTGCGCCAGGCCGAACTGCTGGCGCGGGTCGCCGCGCTGCTCAGACGAGCCCAGCCCGCGCCTTCCGCGCACGCCCCCTTCACCGTGGCGGCTTACCGCATCGAGCCCGGCGAGCGCAGCATCCTGCTGCAGGGCCATAAGGCGCCGCTGGCGCCCAAGGAATTCGAGCTGGCGCTGCTGTTCTTTCGCAACGTGGGGCGCCTGCTGTCGCGCGACCTGCTCGCCGAAAGCGTCTGGAATCGCGAGATCCCCGCCACCTCGCGCACGCTGGATACGCACTTGTCCAACATCCGCCAGAAGCTGCAGCTCAGGCCGCAGCACGGCGTACGCCTGACTTCCTCATACGCATTGGGGTACCGCCTCGACCTGGTCCCTCCGGAAGAAGCGGGCACCGCTCACGGCGCATAA
- a CDS encoding response regulator transcription factor, whose product MKHLTILIMSPDGDYRQRSLAALGRAGVVARGCATPLELFGLLDETDCHIVALDLSELGELGYAVIARLRSAADLGVIVVGPQLNLEARLRCLQSGADACLPDPVDERELACLAIALARRLLPAVSDVVGPGVPTDTGRWELRDQDWTLAAPSGVQLSLSANERLIVRALLDLSGRSIGRTELAAQLASDGDAGRTTGARSIDVIISRLRRKAELAGVALPIRTVYGSGYLFANP is encoded by the coding sequence ATGAAGCACCTCACCATTCTGATCATGTCGCCCGACGGCGACTATCGGCAGCGCTCGCTTGCCGCCCTGGGCCGTGCCGGCGTCGTCGCGCGAGGCTGCGCCACGCCGCTCGAGCTGTTCGGCCTGCTGGACGAGACGGACTGCCACATCGTGGCGCTGGACCTGAGCGAACTCGGCGAGCTGGGCTACGCCGTGATCGCCCGCCTGCGCAGCGCCGCGGACCTGGGCGTCATCGTCGTGGGGCCCCAGTTGAACCTGGAAGCTCGCCTGCGCTGCCTGCAGAGCGGCGCGGACGCCTGTCTGCCCGATCCGGTGGACGAACGCGAGCTTGCCTGCCTGGCGATCGCCCTGGCGCGCCGGCTGCTGCCCGCGGTCAGCGACGTGGTCGGTCCGGGGGTGCCCACCGATACCGGACGCTGGGAACTGCGCGACCAGGACTGGACGCTCGCCGCGCCGTCCGGCGTGCAACTGTCGCTGTCGGCCAATGAACGCCTGATCGTCCGCGCCCTGCTGGACCTGTCCGGGCGTTCCATCGGCCGCACCGAACTGGCTGCGCAACTGGCCAGCGACGGCGACGCCGGGCGCACCACGGGCGCGCGCAGCATCGACGTCATCATCAGCCGCCTGCGCCGCAAGGCCGAACTGGCCGGCGTGGCCCTGCCGATCCGAACGGTGTACGGCAGCGGATACCTGTTCGCCAATCCCTGA
- a CDS encoding CHASE2 domain-containing protein translates to MNGMGRFDQAFYDRAVVAAERPASQDILLVTIDAPTIESLGRGPLNPAVHAALLERLGGARAVALDFDFSAPDGAAPDSDAVLARAIRQHGRVVLPAMLSPLPRPTSVQPPVARLGEAAAALGFANVVPDADGVVRHATWRAALRDGVWPHMALAMLEAGGEGDRARRLVSRLDASGVGGIPYAGPPGHLRTVSYLQLLQGRVPADWIQDRYALVGNGSEVGEAYRTPGALPARGMSGVEILGNMIQAARDDIVIRPAPNWLNALACALPVLLLCLALRYLPPRGALLLTGVMFVAVLAGAFLALRYVQLWFAPSAALLGLALSYPLWSWRGQETVLRYMDHELKRLRREYPPILGEARSPALGTNWSVEDRLDQLRQALTRVRNLRRFLADSLDGIPDVTLVFDAGGRLQFCNRAALDYFRGLGVRAPRNGQPAAWLMEKIVADADARADINRALHELRPDEREAPWSLDLEVLDYTGRNFIVKCAPIRTDEGTYAGSVVTLNDITAIRQAERKREETLRFVSHDMRAPQNSILALVDLNRGRQQDAGAQHEAWTRIGQLANRTLRLVDDFVQLTRAESLHIGQARVDLTALLLDAMDDVWALAQARGITLEAPRELPQAFVRGDHALLRRALTNLLDNAIKYTAAGGHVRATLEEEAGSWSVSIVDDGVGIAAADLPHLFQAFSRVGPTARADSGAGLGLAFVHTVASRHGGAVRVDSRPGRGSTFTLGLPADLAEDDETGD, encoded by the coding sequence ATGAACGGCATGGGGCGCTTCGACCAGGCCTTCTACGACCGCGCCGTCGTGGCGGCCGAAAGGCCCGCTTCCCAGGACATCCTGCTGGTCACGATCGACGCGCCCACGATCGAATCGCTGGGCCGCGGCCCCTTGAACCCCGCCGTCCATGCCGCACTGCTCGAGCGGCTGGGCGGTGCCCGCGCCGTGGCACTGGATTTCGACTTCAGCGCCCCCGACGGCGCCGCGCCGGACAGCGATGCGGTCCTGGCGCGGGCGATCCGTCAGCACGGCCGGGTGGTCCTGCCCGCGATGCTGAGTCCCCTGCCCCGGCCCACCTCGGTCCAGCCGCCGGTCGCGCGGTTGGGCGAAGCCGCGGCGGCGCTGGGGTTCGCCAACGTCGTACCGGATGCCGATGGCGTCGTGCGCCATGCGACCTGGCGCGCCGCCTTGCGCGATGGTGTGTGGCCGCACATGGCGCTGGCCATGCTCGAGGCGGGAGGCGAAGGCGACCGGGCGCGGCGGCTGGTGTCGCGCCTGGATGCGTCGGGCGTCGGCGGCATACCGTACGCGGGGCCGCCCGGCCATCTGCGCACCGTCTCTTATCTGCAGTTGCTGCAGGGCCGCGTGCCGGCCGACTGGATACAGGACAGGTACGCGCTGGTGGGCAACGGCAGCGAAGTCGGGGAGGCATACCGCACCCCGGGCGCGCTGCCCGCGCGCGGCATGTCGGGGGTGGAGATACTGGGCAACATGATCCAGGCCGCGCGCGACGACATCGTGATCCGCCCGGCGCCCAACTGGCTGAACGCGCTGGCCTGTGCGCTGCCGGTGCTGCTGCTGTGCCTGGCCTTGCGCTACCTGCCGCCGCGCGGCGCACTGCTGCTCACGGGCGTGATGTTCGTCGCCGTACTGGCCGGCGCATTCCTCGCGCTGCGCTACGTGCAGCTGTGGTTCGCGCCGTCCGCGGCATTGCTGGGGCTGGCCCTGAGCTATCCGCTATGGAGCTGGCGCGGCCAGGAGACCGTGCTGCGCTACATGGATCATGAACTGAAGCGGCTGCGACGCGAGTATCCCCCCATCCTGGGCGAGGCCCGCTCGCCGGCGCTGGGTACCAACTGGTCGGTGGAAGACCGCCTCGATCAGCTGCGCCAGGCGCTGACGCGCGTGCGCAACCTGCGCCGCTTTCTCGCCGACAGCCTGGACGGCATTCCCGACGTCACGCTGGTATTCGACGCCGGCGGACGATTGCAGTTCTGCAACCGCGCGGCGTTGGACTACTTCCGGGGCCTGGGCGTGCGCGCGCCGCGCAACGGCCAGCCGGCCGCGTGGCTGATGGAGAAGATCGTCGCCGACGCGGACGCCCGCGCCGACATCAACCGCGCGCTGCACGAACTGCGGCCCGACGAGCGCGAGGCGCCGTGGAGCCTGGACCTGGAAGTGCTGGACTACACCGGCCGCAACTTCATCGTGAAGTGCGCGCCCATCCGCACCGACGAAGGCACCTACGCCGGCAGCGTGGTGACGCTGAACGACATCACCGCCATCCGCCAGGCCGAGCGCAAGCGCGAGGAGACCCTGCGCTTCGTGTCGCACGACATGCGGGCGCCGCAGAATTCCATCCTGGCGCTGGTCGATCTGAATCGCGGTCGGCAGCAGGACGCCGGCGCCCAGCACGAGGCCTGGACGCGCATCGGCCAGCTGGCGAACCGCACCCTGCGGCTGGTGGACGATTTCGTGCAGCTGACCCGCGCCGAGTCGCTGCACATCGGCCAGGCCCGGGTAGACCTGACGGCGCTGCTGCTAGATGCCATGGACGACGTATGGGCGCTGGCCCAGGCGCGCGGCATCACGCTGGAGGCTCCCCGGGAATTGCCCCAGGCCTTCGTGCGCGGCGACCATGCGCTGCTGCGGCGGGCGCTGACCAACCTGTTGGACAACGCGATCAAGTACACGGCGGCGGGCGGCCACGTGCGCGCAACGCTGGAGGAGGAAGCCGGCAGCTGGTCCGTGTCCATCGTCGACGACGGCGTGGGCATCGCGGCCGCCGACCTGCCGCATCTCTTCCAGGCGTTTTCACGCGTGGGCCCCACGGCCCGAGCGGACAGCGGCGCGGGCCTGGGCCTGGCGTTCGTGCACACGGTGGCCTCGCGCCACGGCGGCGCCGTCCGGGTGGACAGCCGGCCCGGCAGGGGATCGACCTTCACCCTCGGTCTGCCCGCGGATCTGGCGGAAGACGACGAGACCGGCGACTGA
- the rpsL gene encoding 30S ribosomal protein S12, whose protein sequence is MPTISQLVRKPREVSIIKSKSPALENCPQRRGVCTRVYTTTPKKPNSALRKVAKVRLTNGYEVISYIGGEGHNLQEHSVVLVRGGRVKDLPGVRYHIVRGSLDLQGVKDRKQARSKYGAKRPKKA, encoded by the coding sequence ATGCCTACCATCAGCCAGCTCGTGCGCAAGCCGCGCGAAGTCAGCATCATCAAGAGCAAGAGCCCCGCGCTCGAAAACTGCCCGCAGCGCCGTGGCGTCTGCACGCGCGTCTACACCACCACTCCCAAGAAGCCGAACTCGGCTCTGCGCAAGGTCGCCAAGGTGCGCCTGACCAACGGGTACGAAGTCATTTCGTACATCGGCGGTGAAGGCCACAACCTGCAGGAACACTCGGTGGTGCTGGTGCGCGGCGGCCGTGTGAAGGACCTGCCGGGTGTGCGTTATCACATCGTGCGCGGCTCCCTCGACCTGCAAGGCGTCAAGGACCGTAAGCAGGCCCGTTCGAAGTACGGCGCCAAGCGTCCGAAGAAGGCCTGA
- a CDS encoding FecR family protein, with amino-acid sequence MSDPILERQAREWLRHLTSGQATGRDVRKFEQWRDASAEHRAAWNQARRTWRDLGDLGRTWRERRPAGQPVRSRRRMILGAGLAAGAASAAALAAFPPLALWPSMREWGADYRTAVGEQRRVALAGDVRVVMNTRTSLSAWLEAGQQRVELLEGEATFECTHVDRQLQIQAGAGSVRAGVASLGVRRLGGSVLITCLDGQADVLHGSQRVALRTGQQVAYDDQGLQDVVTVADPLAAASWRDGVVVIDDLPLPQAVDEINRYRPGRVVLVNDALSERRLSGRFPIGDIDVALVQIERLLGATLRHGPGGLVFIA; translated from the coding sequence ATGTCCGATCCCATTCTCGAGCGGCAGGCGCGCGAATGGCTGCGCCACCTGACTTCCGGCCAGGCCACTGGCCGCGACGTCAGGAAGTTCGAACAATGGCGCGATGCCAGCGCCGAGCATCGGGCAGCCTGGAACCAGGCGCGCCGCACTTGGCGCGACCTGGGCGATCTGGGGCGCACCTGGCGCGAGCGGCGGCCCGCCGGCCAACCGGTTCGTTCGCGGCGCCGGATGATCCTGGGCGCGGGATTGGCGGCCGGCGCCGCCTCGGCGGCCGCGCTGGCGGCGTTTCCGCCGCTCGCGCTGTGGCCGTCGATGCGCGAATGGGGCGCGGACTACCGCACTGCCGTGGGCGAGCAGCGCCGCGTGGCACTGGCCGGCGACGTGCGCGTCGTCATGAACACGCGCACCAGCCTGTCGGCCTGGCTCGAGGCAGGCCAGCAGCGCGTTGAATTGCTCGAAGGCGAGGCAACGTTCGAGTGCACGCACGTGGATCGGCAGCTGCAGATCCAGGCGGGCGCCGGCAGCGTCCGGGCCGGAGTGGCCAGCCTGGGCGTGCGGCGGCTGGGCGGAAGCGTCCTGATCACCTGCCTGGACGGACAGGCCGACGTCCTGCATGGCAGTCAACGGGTCGCGCTGCGGACAGGACAGCAAGTGGCCTACGACGACCAGGGCCTGCAAGACGTCGTGACGGTCGCCGACCCGCTGGCGGCCGCTTCGTGGCGCGACGGCGTCGTGGTGATCGATGACCTGCCGTTGCCCCAGGCCGTCGATGAGATCAACCGCTACCGCCCCGGCCGGGTGGTGCTGGTCAATGACGCACTGTCCGAGCGCCGGCTGAGCGGGCGGTTCCCCATCGGCGACATCGACGTCGCGCTGGTCCAGATAGAACGTCTGCTGGGCGCGACGCTGCGGCACGGGCCCGGCGGGCTGGTGTTCATCGCCTGA